In one Vicugna pacos chromosome 22, VicPac4, whole genome shotgun sequence genomic region, the following are encoded:
- the BRD4 gene encoding bromodomain-containing protein 4 isoform X1 → MSAESGPGTRLRNLPVMGDGLETTQMSTTQAQAQPQQANTASTNPPPPETSNPNKPKRQTNQLQYLLKVVLKTLWKHQFAWPFQQPVDAVKLNLPDYYKIIKTPMDMGTIKKRLENNYYWNAQECIQDFNTMFTNCYIYNKPGDDIVLMAEALEKLFLQKINELPTEETEIMIVQAKGRGRGRKEAGTAKPGVSTVPNATQASTPPQTQTPQQNAPSVQATPHPFPAVTPDLIVQTPVMTVVPPQPLQTPPPVPPQPPPPPAPAPQPVQSHPPIIAATPQPVKTKKGVKRKADTTTPTTIDPIHEPPSLPPEPKTTKLGPRRESSRPVKPPKKDVPDSQQHPAPDKSSKVSEQLKCCSGILKEMFAKKHAAYAWPFYKPVDVEALGLHDYCDIIKHPMDMSTIKSKLEAREYRDAQEFGADVRLMFSNCYKYNPPDHEVVAMARKLQDVFEMRFAKMPDEPEEPVVAVSSPAVPPPTKVVAPPSSSDSSSDSSSDSDSSTDDSEEERAQRLAELQEQLKAVHEQLAALSQPQQNKPKKKEKDKKEKKKEKHKKKEEVEENKKSKAKELPPKKTKKNNSSNSNTSKKEPAPMKSKPPPAYESEEEDKCKPMSYEEKRQLSLDINKLPGEKLGRVVHIIQSREPSLKNSNPDEIEIDFETLKPSTLRELERYVTSCLRKKRKPQAEKVDVIAGSSKMKGFSSSESESTSESSSSDSEDSETEMAPKSKKKGHPGREQKKHHHHHHQQMQQTPAPVPQQPPPPPQQPPPPPPPPQPQPQPQPPPPPPPPSMPQQAAPAMKSSPPPFITAQVPVLEPQLPGSVFDPIGHFTQPILHLPQPELPPHLPQPPEHSTPPHLNQHSVVSPPALHNALPQQPSRPSNRAAALPPKAARPPAVSPALAQPPLLPQPPMAQPPQVLLQEDEDPPAPPLTSMQMQLYLQQLQKVQPPTPLLPSVKVQSQPPPPLPPPPHPSVQQQLQQQQQQPPPPPPQPQPPPQPQHQPPTRPVHMQPMQFPAHIQQPPPPPSQQPSHPPTGQQPPPPQPAKPQQVIQHHPSPRHHKSDPYSTGHLREAPSPLMIHSPQMPQFQSLTHQSPPQQNVQPKKQELRAASVVQPQPLVVVKEEKIHSPIIRSEPFSPSLRPEPPKHPENIKAPVHLPQRPEMKPVDVGRPVIRPPEQNAPPPGAPDKDKQKQEPKTPVAPKKDLKIKNMGSWASLVQKHPTTPSSTAKSSSDSFEQFRRAAREKEEREKALKAQAEHAEKEKERLRQERMRSREDEDALEQARRAHEEARRRQEQQQQQQRQEQQQQQQQAAAVAAAAAAAPQARSSQPQSMLDQQRELARKQEQERRRREAMAATIDMNFQSDLLSIFEENLF, encoded by the exons GATTACTATAAGATCATTAAAACGCCTATGGATATGGGAACAATAAAGAAGCGCTTGGAAAACAACTATTACTGGAATGCTCAGGAATGTATCCAGGACTTCAACACTATGTTTACAAATTGTTACATCTACAACAAG CCTGGAGATGACATAGTCTTAATGGCAGAAGCTCTGGAGAAGCTCTTCTTGCAGAAAATCAACGAACTGCCCACAGAAGAAACTGAGATCATGATAGTCCAGGCAAAAGGAAGAGGAcgtgggaggaaggaagcag GGACCGCAAAACCTGGTGTCTCTACGGTACCAAACGCAACGCAAGCGTCTACTCCTCCGCAGACCCAGACCCCTCAGCAGAATGCTCCATCTGTGCAGGCCACACCTCACCCCTTCCCCGCCGTCACCCCAGACCTCATCGTCCAGACCCCTGTTATGACAGTGGTGCCTCCCCAGCCACTGCAGACGCCCCCACCAGTGCCCCCCCAGCCACCACCTCCACCTGCGCCAGCCCCCCAGCCCGTGCAGAGCCACCCACCCATCATCGCAGCCACCCCACAGCCTGTGAAG ACAAAGAAGGGGGTTAAGAGGAAAGCAgacaccaccacccccaccaccatcgACCCCATTCACGAGCCGCCCTCACTGCCCCCGGAGCCCAAGACCACCAAGCTGGGCCCCAGGCGGGAGAGCAGCCGGCCTGTTAAGCCCCCGAAGAAGGACGTGCCAGATTCGCAGCAGCACCCAGCACCGGATAAGAGCAGCAAGGTGTCGGAGCAGCTCAAGTGCTGCAGCGGCATCCTCAAGGAGATGTTCGCCAAGAAGCACGCGGCCTATGCCTGGCCCTTTTATAAGCCCGTGGACGTGGAGGCACTGGGCCTGCATGACTACTGTGACATCATCAAGCACCCCATGGACATGAGCACAATCAAG TCTAAACTGGAGGCCCGTGAGTACCGTGATGCTCAGGAATTTGGTGCTGATGTCCGATTAATGTTCTCCAACTGCTACAAGTATAACCCTCCTGACCATGAGGTGGTAGCCATGGCCCGCAAGCTCCAG gaTGTGTTTGAGATGCGCTTTGCCAAGATGCCGGATGAGCCTGAGGAGCCTGTGGTGGCCGTGTCTTCCCCAGCGGTGCCACCCCCCACCAAGGTTGTGGCCCCACCCTCATCCAGTGACAGCAGCAGCGATAGTTCCTCAGACAGTGACAGCTCAACTGATGACTCCGAGGAAGAGCGAGCCCAACGGCTGGCCGAGCTCCAGGAGCAG CTCAAAGCCGTGCACGAGCAGCTTGCAGCCCTTTCGCAGCCCCAGCAGAACAAaccaaagaaaaaggagaaagacaaaaaggaaaagaaaaaagaaaagcacaaaaagaaagaggaagtggaAGAGAATAAGAAAAGCAAAGCCAAGGAACTTCCTCCCAAAAAGACCAAGAAAAATAACAGCAGTAACAGCAACACGAG CAAGAAGGAGCCAGCACCCATGAAGAGTAAGCCCCCTCCTGCATACGAATCAGAGGAGGAGGACAAGTGCAAGCCCATGTCGTATGAGGAGAAGCGGCAGCTTAGCCTGGACATCAACAAGCTCCCAGGCGAGAAGCTGGGCCGTGTGGTGCACATCATCCAGTCGCGGGAGCCGTCACTCAAGAACTCCAATCCAGACGAGATCGAGATTGACTTTGAGACCCTAAAGCCGTCCACCCTGCGTGAACTGGAGCGCTATGTCACCTCCTGTTTGCGGAAGAAAAGGAAACCTCAAG CTGAGAAAGTTGATGTGATTGCTGGCTCTTCCAAGATGAAGGGCTTCTCGTCCTCCGAGTCGGAGAGCACCAGCGAGTCCAGCTCCTCTGACAGCGAAGACTCTGAAACAG AGATGGCTCCGAAGTCAAAAAAGAAGGGGCACCCCGGGAGGGAGCAGAAGAAG caccatcaccaccaccatcagcagATGCAGCAGACCCCGGCCCCCGtgccccagcagcccccaccGCCTCCCCAGcagcctccaccacctccaccgccgccgcagccgcagccgcagccacagcccccacccccaccacccccaccctccatgcCACAGCAGGCAGCCCCCGCGATGAAGTCCTCGCCTCCGCCCTTCATCACCGCCCAGGTGCCCGTCCTGGAACCCCAACTCCCAGGCAGCGTCTTCGACCCCATTGGCCACTTCACCCAGCCCATCCTGCACCTGCCGCAGCCTGAGCTGCCCCCTCACCTGCCCCAGCCTCCCGAGCACAGCACTCCGCCTCATCTCAACCAGCACTCGGTGGTCTCTCCTCCAG CTTTGCACAACGCGCTGCCTCAGCAGCCATCACGGCCCAGTAACCGAGCTGCTGCCCTGCCCCCCAAGGCCGCCCGGCCCCCGGCCGTGTCGCCCGCCCTGGCCCAGCCGCCCCTGCTCCCGCAGCCCCCCATGGCTCAGCCCCCCCAAGTGCTGCTGCAGGAGGATGAAGATCCGcctgccccacccctcacctccatGCAGATGCAGCTCTATTTGCAGCAACTGCAGAAGGTGCAGCCCCCTACACCACTACTCCCTTCCGTGAAGGTGcagtcccagcccccacccccccttccacccccaccccacccctcggTGCAGCAGCAgctacagcagcagcagcagcagccacctCCACCGCCCCCACAGCCACAGCCGCCCCCCCAGCCACAGCACCAGCCCCCAACACGGCCCGTGCACATGCAGCCCATGCAGTTCCCGGCCCATATCCAGCAacccccaccaccccccagcCAGCAGCCCTCCCACCCGCCCACGGGCCAGCAGCCACCCCCACCACAGCCCGCCAAGCCTCAGCAAGTCATCCAGCACCACCCTTCACCCCGGCACCACAAGTCAGACCCTTACTCAACTG GTCACCTCCGTGAAGCGCCCTCCCCGCTTATGATACATTCCCCTCAGATGCCACAGTTCCAGAGCCTGACCCACCAGTCACCACCCCAGCAAAACGTCCAGCCTAAGAAGCAG GAGCTGCGTGCGGCCTCTGtggtccagccccagcccctggtggTGGTGAAAGAGGAGAAGATCCACTCACCCATCATCCGCAGTGAGCCCTTCAGCCCCTCGCTGCGGCCGGAGCCCCCCAAGCATCCGGAGAACATCAAGGCCCCCGTCCACCTGCCCCAGC GGCCTGAGATGAAGCCCGTGGATGTCGGGAGGCCTGTGATTCGGCCCCCTGAGCAGAACGCACCCCCACCAGGGGCCCCCGACAAGGACAAACAGAAACAGGAGCCGAAGACACCAGTTGCACCCAAAAAG GACCTAAAAATCAAGAATATGGGATCCTGGGCTAGCCTGGTGCAGAAGCATCCCACCACCCCATCCTCCACAGCCAAGTCATCAAGTGACAGCTTCGAGCAGTTCCGCCGGGCGGCCCGGGAGAAGGAGGAGCGCGAGAAGGCCCTGAAAGCGCAGGCTGAGCAcgcagagaaggagaaggagcgGCTACGGCAGGAGCGCATGAG GAGCCGAGAGGATGAGGATGCGCTGGAGCAGGCCCGGCGAGCCCACGAGGAAGCGCGCCGGcgccaggagcagcagcagcagcagcagcgccaggaacagcagcagcagcagcagcaggcagcTGCCgtggctgccgccgccgccgccgcgccccaGGCCCGGAGCTCCCAGCCCCAGTCCATGCTGGACCAGCAGAGGGAGTTGGCCCGAAAGCAGGAACAGGAGCGAAGGCGCCGGGAAGCG atgGCAGCTACCATTGACATGAATTTCCAGAGTGATCTATTgtcaatatttgaagaaaatcttTTCTGA